In the Terriglobus sp. RCC_193 genome, GCGGAGCTGCTGCACCAGATCCACGAAGTCTTCCGGGAAGTTGGTTTCGAAAGCCACCACAAACTCCTGATCGTCGATGCCGAAAGAATAAGTTGTGTTGAGCTTCACGCGCGGATAGGCAAGACCGACGCGGATGTGTTCGTCCATCAGACGTCTGCGCTCTTCCATCGACAGCATGTACCACGGGCGTGTCTTCCAGAAGGGATAGACGAAGATGTACTTGTGGCCACCGGGGCGGATGGCTCCGCGGCTTTCCGCTTCGCTCTCATCCTCGCGGTCAATCTGGTACTGCGAACGCTTCGTCATGGAGAGGAAGTGGTGTGGGATTTCGATGTATCCGCCGAGCGGTGTTGCGAGCAGTTCGCTGCGCATACGGTTCATCTCTTCCACGGAGTAGCAGATGGACCAGACGAGCATGTCCACATCACCACGTGTGCCTACGGTGGAGTAGGTCATGGTGAGGAACTCACCGGGCTTCTGCCATTTTTCAATCACTGCAATGAAGGCGGCCTTGTGCACGGCTTTTTCCGCAGCGGGCAGGCGCTTCCACTCCGGCAGGATGCGGTAGAAGGAGAAGGCTACGATCTGGCGTTTGACGGGCGCTCCGCCGCCGTGTGTGTGCTGCGGACGGCCCGAGGGCTGCGATCCGTAACCAGCCGGAGGTCCGGCGACGGGAGGGGCGGTGTGGGCGGCGGTTGTTTCGGGCGCGTTCGTTTCTGCCATGCCTTAAGAATATCAGCCGGGTATACTCAGCGAAGTTTCCCCCAACTCGCGAGCCATCGAAAGAAAGCCG is a window encoding:
- a CDS encoding chlorite dismutase family protein; protein product: MAETNAPETTAAHTAPPVAGPPAGYGSQPSGRPQHTHGGGAPVKRQIVAFSFYRILPEWKRLPAAEKAVHKAAFIAVIEKWQKPGEFLTMTYSTVGTRGDVDMLVWSICYSVEEMNRMRSELLATPLGGYIEIPHHFLSMTKRSQYQIDREDESEAESRGAIRPGGHKYIFVYPFWKTRPWYMLSMEERRRLMDEHIRVGLAYPRVKLNTTYSFGIDDQEFVVAFETNFPEDFVDLVQQLRETEASMYTLKDFPIFSCVRMTPEEMLDHIG